ATTGAGTTTTTGTTTGGACACAACAGTCAGTCCTGGAGTCTGTGGTGTTCTTCTTCCCCTGTCTCTTTCTGGCACAACAACATTAAGACTGAGCTCCAATGTCCGTCATCCtccagaataggagtgtatgtggatcacagtgcaggaactctgtccttctacagcgtctctgacaccatgaggctcctccacagagtctataccacattcactcagcctctataCGCTGGAGTCTTGATGTGGCGTTATAACTCATCTGTGAGGTTTTGTgatccaaaataaaatgttagtaaaagtgtttataaaaactaGAAGTGAGGTGTGAGATTTAATTTGTGCCTGAGCTACACTGGACAtcaggggcgattctagggtcagagctttagggGTGTTGAGCTCCTTTTTGGGGGTGCTGAAACTAAGGATATGATCAAAAGGCACAAAGAGGCGTGCcattttaaatgtcttcattattactattattattattattgggcttagaaacttttttaaatgacaaattcctttcacaagaGAAGCTGTATTCTCCATTGtgtgtttgaaataaataaaatcaggggACCATTGCCTAGATAAGTAATTTGATACAACAACAGCTGGTTTGCATTATCTGTTATTTTAGCTTGCTTAACACTTTtcagaagaacaaaaacaagacagaggtcattatggactgtccctagtctctcacctgaatctgtcttttttcttttaaagactgTCGTATGTCCATTGCTCActggcaggccacacacacacacacacacacacacagagagagagagaaatgctaggagttcaggagttaaaggcagggtctccgatttttgagaaatgcttcagaaaattgagtcgggccgactactaaacaaaaatcaaaacaaaacctagtggccacgagattttaaaaacagctattttcgcttataactactgcaaacttgagtctaaaatcatgaaggaggtgttgttagactccttgaggcatgctgagtcaaacgataccaaacggttttcggacggccattttgtgtgtcggccattttgaattttcacgttaagttcagtattttatgaatgcaatgccatatcaaGTTAGTttgctacgaaacttggtatggttcatcagcgacatgttttgagcgcatctgatcggtttgaccccggtatcgctgcttgcagctatatttattattattattggagtcaagccccgaaggggcgtagacacctattgttatcgttagttttcttattattattattcctcttccgccattgaagtcaatggcagcccatagaaccgtacgtaggaaagttatgaaatttggcacacatgtagaggccagtcttagaagttactgtagcaactttggtgtgtctagctcaaaccgtctagcgccaccaacagtccaaaaaacccaattttgtgctgaatcgtaaggcctagaggcaaaattcttgcaacatcagaatcagaatcacaaaggtctttatgaggaacacacacacttacacacacatttacacacacacttactcacactcacatactcacacacacacactctcacacacacacagacacactcacacagacacagacactcacactcacacagacacacacactcacacagatgaggaacacgcacttacacacacatttacacacactcacatacacacgcatttacactcacacacacactcacactcacacaccctctcacacacacacagacactcacacacacacacacacactcacactcaccctctcacacacacacagacacacactcgcactcacactctcacactctcacacacactctcacactcacacacacacacacacacacactcacacactcacacacacacacagacacacacacagacacacatatacagacacgcactcacacagacacacacacacagacacacatatacagacacgcactcacactcacacacacacacactcacacacacacagacagacactcacacacacacacacactcacacaccctcacacacacacacagacactcacacacacacacacacacacagacactcacactcacacagacacacacacacacagatgatgaacacacacttacacacacatttacacacactcacatacacgcgcatttacacacacacacacagacacgcacactcacacacacacacacacactcactcacacacacacacacacagacactcacacaaacactcacactcacacaccctctcacacacacacagacacacacacacacacacacacagacactcacacacacacacacacacacagacactcacacacactcaccctctcacacacacacacacactcacacagacactcacacacacacagacacacacactcacacacacacacacacactcacactcacactcacaaagacacacacactcacacagacgaggaacacacacacttacaaacacatttacacacactcgcacactcacacacactcacatacacacgcatttacacacacacacactctctcacacacacacacacacactcacacacactcacatacacacacatttacacacacacacacacacacgcacacagacacactcacacacacactttattgccaagtatgttttcacatacgaggaacacacacttacatgcacacacagacactcacacacacactcacactcacacacactcacactcacagacacacacacacagacacacacacacagacacgcactcacacacacacactcacacacacacacacagacagacactcacacacacactcacacaccctcacacacacacagacactcacacacacacacacacacagacactcacactcacacagacacacacactcacacagatgaggaacacacacttacacacacatttacacacactcacatacacacgcatttacacacacacacacactctctctctgtgagtgtgtgtgttcctcataaagacctttgtgattctgattctgatgttgcaagaattttgcctctaggcctcacacaagtatgttttcacatacgaggaacacacacacttacacgcacatttacacacacacacacacaaacacactcattcacactcgcacacttactcacactcgcacactcacatactcactcgcacactcacatacacactcacactcgcacactcacatactcactcgcacactcacatacacactcacactcacatacacacactcacagttacacactcacacttacacacactcacactcgcacactcacactcgcacacttgctcacactcacacactcattcacatactcacaaacaccttcactgactcacacacactcactcacagacactcacacacacacacatacacacacttacacacaaacttacactcacacttacacacacactcacacacttacacacacacacacacctacacacacttacacacacacattttgaattttcatgtcaagttcagtattttaccaatgcaatgccatatagctacgaaacttggtatggttcatcagcgacatgttctgagcgcatctgatcggcttgaccccggtatcgctgcttgcagctatatttattattattcctcttccgcTGTTGAAGTCAATGAAGTCCTCTTCCGCTgttggcagcccatagaaccctACGTAGGAAAGCtatgtaatttggcacacatgtagaggccagtcttagaagttactatagcaactttggtgtgtctagctcaaaccctctagcgccaccaacagtccaaatatccaattatgttcatgtttataaatgctgactcgtaaggcctagagacaaaattgtcagaatcagaatacagcaaaaagaagactgggcatctgtctgtttgtctctctctctctgtctgtctctctcgctctgtctgttcatggtaaacatttgaacacacagcgcctgagctgtcactttattttctccttgtggtGAGTGCTCTTCAGTGTGTCCTCTACTCTCATCAGTCTTCCTGTAAACCCACAGCGTTacagagctctgtttctgctttcaggggaacttgtgaggtttggtgcaaatgaccagcaccacagtgacacactcacacacacagacacacacacactcacacacacacacaaacacaaacacacactcacacacacagacacacacacactcacacacacacacaaacacaaacacacacacacacacacacgtcttcttgtgtcttgtcttcttgtctgttgtgtcttgtcagaatcagaatcagatttattggccaagtgtgttgacacacacaaggaatttggttccagcagtttgtgactctacaaacttgtgtcttgtctcttgtgtcttgtcttgctgtgtctttttgtgtcttgttcttgcatattttggataGTTTGCTCATGCCGATTCGAATGCACCATATGAcatcatttctgtcatgaatatCTTTCCGCCATTTTAAATTTTCCGTAAAACCTACTTTTTCGAACTCCTCCTAGACTGTTTGTCCGATTTGCGTGTCCTTTGGTACGTTGCATCTAGAGACACCCGAGACAAAAAGTTATCAACAGCTTTTTGATAGACCAATGCCTTCTCGTATACCGTGGCAACATACATGGTGGCGAGCACGCCAAAACAGACGTGAGGCCGTATCTTCGCAAAACTTATGCGTGTCGACACGAAACTTGGTATATGTCATTATAGTCATGACCTGAGGGTGCATGCAACGTTTTGtgacagcgccacctagtggacacgagattttaaaaacagctcacTTGTAAATGAGCCCTGGCCAAGGTAGCAGCACACAATAGACAACATGAAACAAATTAAGTACATAGAACAATAATCTGGACAATAATTAgacttgagtctaaaatcatgaaggaggtgttgttagactccttgaggcatgctgagtcaaacgataccaaacggtttccggacggccattttgtgccaatttgaattttcacgttaagttcagtattttacgaatgcaatgccatatcgcaaaGAAACTTCATAtagttcatcagcgacatgttctgagtgcatctgatcggcttgaccccggtatcgctgcttgcagctatattatatattttttcctgatTGGactttttttagtgttttacattttaaaacagtatTTTCCCCCTTGCAGATATTCTTTACATTGGTACTGCAGATGGAAAGATTGTGAAAATTGACGGGAGAAAAATCAGTGTTGTGGCAACTCTTGGCAAGCCTCCATGTGGTAAGCAAAAAGTCAAAAAGTACAAACTGTTTCCTCGCTGGATGTGTTGCAACCTAAGTCTTTGTCAATAGACCCGAGGACAATAAATGGACAATTTAATTTAAGTGACACAGCTCAGAGAAATAATTTGTCATCCTCTGTCGTAATAAGGTTTCTCTCTGGACTCTCTATAAAGAAATCACTGAATAGCTGTTGAGTAAATAGTTAAGTTGGTTGGTTGTTAGCTTTCTGTTGAAAGGTATGAACCTGAGGTTACATGACTGTTCCCTCATGTACTTATGTGAATTGTGGAGGCAGCACCCAAGTCATGTCTGTCATGTCATGTGAGACTGAGAgctattataaaacattatatgaTTCCTGTGATCCTTACCACTACACAactactttctttctttatttttttaagaaaggaTGACAGGAAGGTGTATTAGGATTGGATCACACATACACTTGTCCAAAAGCTTGTGGACTCCTCACTATAACacaaatatatgttttttgAAAAATTCCATTCCAGATTTTTTCCCACTTTActtgttataataacctttacTATAATGGGGATTTGCCCATTctgctacaagagcattagtgaggtcagacactgatgtcaggtgaTTAGATGAGCATTCTGTGTTCAGTTTCATCCCAGAAGTGGTCAgcggggttgaggtcagggctctgtacagGTCACTCGATTTcttccatgtctttatggacctcGTTTGAAACACTGAAACAGTTTTGGATGCCTTAGATCCACAGACAGGAAAGTATAATGGTGTGATAGTGTAATTTCATTTGAGCTGTCGTATGAAGTTCTTGCTAACGTCATTGTCAGGGTGGTTTAAATTGAGCTACTAGCTTGTTTATGTTTTAGGAAATAGAACCACTGAAGTCTATTAGAAAACATTGTGGGCAGGTACAAGCAAAAGTATTAGCTGTAAAAGAGGTATGTGGTCTTATCTGAATAATGCTGTTGTGTgtacaggttttcattccattcAAGCACAAGCCACACCCGAGTTTACTGAAAGCAAAGATTAACTGATTAAACAGTCTGAATCGGGTGCAGCAGCTGCCTGATTGGAACTAAAGCATGCACACATTCTGGCCCTTTCCACATAAAATTGGACACCTCTgaactataataataacaattccaCACACCTCTAATTATAAACTCGAGTGATGACGTGTGGAGAACAGAGTGAGGAGAATTTAGTCGAAACTGTcagtgctgccattacacacaTAACATCATCTTCAGTAATGTGGATTGTTTaacatgctgttgtttttaagcATGTGATATACAATAAACATGGAGCCAAACAGTTGTTTCACTATTCTTTCATCTATGTAAAAGTTCTCCTGAGCAAGAACACGTTTGTGGACAGTCGCTTGGAATCAAAGTGGGTCCGAATGGCACCTTGTTTGTGGCTGATGCCTACCTGGGCCTGTTTGAGGTTAATCCTGTCACAGGtaagataaagaaaaacatctttCTTTTTGTAGTTGTtctcttgttgttgttttttccattttctctaATCAAGCTTAATATTGTACCTAACCACTGTCACCCAGGACAAAAATTGACATTTCTACTGATTGTATTTCAGGAAAAATAACAGCCATTAAAACCCATCTAAAGAGACATCTAACATTCTGTCTATAATCCACTttaacaaatgtacagtatactatAAATCTTAACCAATACCTTGATTTAAACTAGTAACCTAGACTTCCTACTTTATCACTTCTCACAGACGAGTTGTGTATGGAAATGTGCTCCACCCCCTTGCTGTTTTCATACTGCTCACGTCTGCTGGAGCTAGTGCGAGTCtccatgcgcacacacacacacacacacacacacacacacacacacacacacacacacacataatcttTACCTGGATGAATGATGCAGGCTTGCTGTTGCCTAGGTAACAGAATCCTTCATTAAGCTTCCAGCGTTGAGAGACAAATGCCACATACGTTCTATTAGTGAAGCTAGTGTGGGCACAACAAGGGGGAGTGTAGAAAATGTTCTTGTGTAAGCTCCTCGTTTATAAGCTTTGTTACATGGGAACCTGGAACGATTAATGTTATTCAGCATTTGATTCACGTAAGGATGAAGGAACCCAATCACACGATCTACATGATGGAAGGATACCAAAAATTCACCAGTAGGAACCAAGCTCGTGCTAATGAGTCACCCGCTGCTTTTATTGATTGTTAGCCACATTACTGGGGAGATGTTTCACATTCTTTGTGAATTAAGCAGACTGAATTAGATCCTTGTAAAGGTCCCCAGGGAGATCATACAGAGATTCAGGATTCCGCTCGGCTACACAGGATTAATTAAGTGAAACAGGTATTGAATAAGTGAAGATTTCATTACAAACCATGTAATACCAAGGTTATGTCTTTACATTAAAAAGCACTTTCCTTGTTTGAAAAAAACTGAACATGACCTGAAATTgactacctcagttttattaatCTCAATAATTACTCTTTTAAGTTGTTGGTGAtaatgtggtgtggtgtttcaCTTTCTGTATTGTTTAATTGCCCAAAGGATTCATGTGGCTGGTCTCAATAAGGGAGGCATGGACACTTTTATAGAAAACCTGCCTGGCTTTCCTGACAACCTCCGCCGCAGTTCCTCTGGTGGTTACTGGGTGGCCATGTCTGCCATCCGGCCAAACCCTGGCTTCTCCATGCTCGACTTCTTGTCACAAAGACCCTGGATTAAGAATCTCATATTTAAAGTAGGTGTATGTTACATATGCATGCTGCCTTCCAAAATTATTTGAATGAACAGCCAGAACATTTAGGAAAGTGAGAGAAATtgaacaattaataaaaaaatgttcccAATGTCTACAGATCTCTTATAGATTCTCATTCAGCTCTTTCCAAAAATTGTTTACTGGCGTTTAGCAATCACCATCTCAATCCTCTAATAAAGgagcatttttttgtgtgttgttgaaGTTTTGTTTGGATTGTTGTCCTACTGGAAGAGCTATTCTTCTTGGGCCTGATTTATATTACTTTTCCAGTATAAGATTTAGGTTCCCTGACAAGAACTTTTTCAACTATTATTTATAAGCATAGCAAAACCACTGAAAAAAGAAGCATTTCAGAATGTGAATGATCATCACTATATATAGTCTATATAAGTATAGACTATATAAGTAGTCACTCATCTGAGATCACTTGCAAGTTTGTGGTATGATAGTAGTTTCTCcttaaaaaaagtcattatttattCTCTAGTAACTCttgcatttattaaacatgGGTACGTTCAGTTATGCTTCAGAAAATCAGAAACTGCTGCCAGTTGCATTTTGATGTTGCCCTGTTTGAGATATGTGGGTGAAAAACATATTGTTATGTGGGTGAAAAACTATTTCTGCCATCCTATAGGGATGGCATAACATGGCTCAGGGATGACTCATCACAGCCCTTGCTGAAAAGTACCATTGCAAATATCTCAAATTTGTCAATGCCTTGTAGATAGGTTTTACATGAGTTTAGCACAACAAGCTCTCCAGTGCCGATTGTAATTCTGAACAGGATGTCCCTCTGGATTTAAAGGTGGTCCATAAGCCGGTcatcattttaaaccaaaaacaaattttaaacaaaGCATTTCAAAAAGGTTTGTCATTACTCTCCTTTTGGTCGAATTCTCTCTAAAAAAAACTTCCAGCATGTCCGTTGTCAGTTGTCCTGCAAGACAAATTCACAACTTTTGATAGCCCAGAGCGCACTCGTTATTTTTTGGATGAGGCTTTATTCATAAATGTGACAAGGGATGCCAGTTAAATTTCAGTAGGATGCATAACACTTTTCATAAACACACTTAAGTCATGACCTCAGTCATTAATTGTCCGTTTAGTGGAAAGGTTATATAAGCTATGAAGCTATTTTTATGGAAATTAGCTTAAGGTGGTCAGCTTATTCTCATTTTGGGAATTCTCTGATTTTTGCTAACTAGTCTGTCAGTAATcccatgtctgtctgtcagttatCTCATATTTTTACCCTAGTGAAATAACGTTAGGAACACAAAAGTGTTACTTATGGTTCAGGTTAGCTTAAAATGCTTAAATATGACTTCATTATTGGGGTATCAAAAAATTTTGAGAGTCTCAGTAAATCGtacttttctttaaataattttatattcaaagatgtataattttttaataaagatgcATTTCtctcatattttcattttataaacatgTATGGTATTTTAATTTCCTCTGACATCTTCTTTTGCGCATCTCTACCAAGGGTGCTAATAATTCTATTGGGCACTGCAGATGATTTAAATCAGTgattcttcttgttcttttttccagCATTCAACTTGCTGACTGTCAAATTATTCAGACcattaaatcttaaatctggaaggcatatacagtataaggcaCTGTACTCATATCAAAGGGTGTTAAAATCACTTTTATATGATGTGGTGGTGGTTTTTGTAACAGGATTCTAgcagtttgtctgtgttttttcagCTCTTCAGCCAGGAAACACTACTGAAGTTTGTGCCACGCTACAGTCTGGTGGTGGAGCTGCAGGATGGAGGAACATGTGTGCGGAGTTTCCACGACCCACATGGCACTGTGGCAGCCTACATCAGTGAGGCCCATGAGCACAATGGTTACCTTTACCTGGGCTCCTTCCGCTCTCCTTACCTGTGTAAACTTGACTTGAGCAAAGTGTAAAACAGTTCTACAAGAACATGGGACTGTAAGTCATTGAGGCTTGATTATCAGTCATGTAACATTTCCAACAAACCATTTTTGTACCCTCTCTCCTGATCCACTGCTGAACTGAGAAACCCGAGTCCTTAATACGTGTTCCTGCATTTAATACAGTACAGATGCTGTCATTCAGCTTTGACTaacactcactgagcactttagtAGAAACATACTGTAGGAGTCTCAAAACATGATGTTAACATCAAAAATCCATGTTAACATGCATACTTCACAATTTCTGCAGACTTTCATATTATAAATCTTCCATTCCAATTTTTTTCTATAGGATTCAGATCTTGTGACTGGGAAGATCACTGAAGAACACGGAACACTATAATGTTCATGATACCAGTTTGAGATGACTTTTTGTGACAAGGTGCATTATCAGGCTGGAAGGAGCCATTAGAAGATGCATAAATTTTGGCCATGAAGTGAAGCACAGCGTTGACAAATAGGCTGTGGCATTCAAATAATGATTTATCCTGACCCTGCCACCTACTGTATGAGCATCAGACCAGTCTAcgttttttccagtcttcaccTATCCATTTGTGGCACGGTCTGAGGTGTTtttcattctgagatgcttttctgctcaccacattgTTCA
The Tachysurus vachellii isolate PV-2020 chromosome 6, HZAU_Pvac_v1, whole genome shotgun sequence genome window above contains:
- the LOC132846776 gene encoding adipocyte plasma membrane-associated protein-like — encoded protein: MSPGQDILYIGTADGKIVKIDGRKISVVATLGKPPCAGSPEQEHVCGQSLGIKVGPNGTLFVADAYLGLFEVNPVTGKIKKNIFLFCGVVFHFLYCLIAQRIHVAGLNKGGMDTFIENLPGFPDNLRRSSSGGYWVAMSAIRPNPGFSMLDFLSQRPWIKNLIFKLFSQETLLKFVPRYSLVVELQDGGTCVRSFHDPHGTVAAYISEAHEHNGYLYLGSFRSPYLCKLDLSKV